The bacterium nucleotide sequence TTCGAGCGCGAGGTACTGATCGGTTTCGAACGCAAGCGCGGGCCCCGATGCTACCTGCCAGAAGACAGCCAGCGCGCCGACCCCAAAGCGGAGCCTCCCGGAAACAGTCCTGCCTCGTTGACTTCGCCCGGTCATGGCCACTTGGGGTTGAGTCGATTGCCGACCTTCCAACCTACCTCCATCGAAACCGTTTGAGGTTGACCCTGCCGCCCTCGGTAAACACTACGCCCTCCGACTCCAGCAGGATTCGCTGCAGGTGCTCGCCATCGCCGAGCCCCCGCCGGCTGATCTCGCCGCGCGCGTTGATCACCCGATGCCAGGGTACATCGCTCTCCTCGTCGAGAGAGCTCAAGGCATGGCCGACCAGGCGAGCCCGGCCCGGCTTGCCCGCAAGCATGGCGACCTGGCCGTAGGTCGCCACCCGCCCCTCGGGAATGCTCTCGACCACCTCATAGAAAGGGCGGTAACGAGAATTCCCAGGCATCAGACTGCTCGCAACCGCTCAGGCCTCGGCCTTCGTCGCCAAGCGCTGCCGCCACCAAGCTACGGTCCGCTCCAGACCCT carries:
- a CDS encoding methyltransferase, which translates into the protein MPGNSRYRPFYEVVESIPEGRVATYGQVAMLAGKPGRARLVGHALSSLDEESDVPWHRVINARGEISRRGLGDGEHLQRILLESEGVVFTEGGRVNLKRFRWR